One window from the genome of Candidatus Chlorohelix allophototropha encodes:
- a CDS encoding ABC transporter substrate-binding protein — MSFRNNAPKYAIYIVLVFVFNLLLAACGNSDVTPTNTVSSVNSTTIPPTSAPNATTTTSNAQATITWSFWGDAGEVAVNNKLVEQFEKFNPNIKVITLHADWQDYFNKIDNEWVGNKAPDVMFMAYIPTYASKGILENLSPYIARDGDVKPEDFYPNLLIQHQYNGQQYSLPRDNDTKVVYVNLKLLKEAGLTTPKAGWTWQDLRDYSKKLTKRDEKGNTTQYGYAFEVNEWWQLWVWQNGGEVWDSFTPPEPPRKTLIDSPEANEAIQFFADLINVDKVTPSYEVMSNGDNNIKLFTEGKVAMVFGNHSAVPAFSKNQNLEWDVVPLPMGKKRVNVIGGAGYAINHDSKNKEAAWQFLKYLSSELGQGFFMETGLVVPSRQSIREDNIYVRNSKFNWQVFVEETRLGHIYPEFRSSNKLNGIIDQTLAPVWQGKMSVNIALATLPNILNPLLAKS, encoded by the coding sequence ATGAGTTTTAGAAATAATGCTCCAAAGTATGCAATTTATATTGTATTAGTTTTCGTATTTAATTTGTTGCTTGCTGCTTGTGGAAATTCTGATGTTACTCCTACTAATACAGTTTCGAGCGTTAATTCGACTACTATCCCCCCAACGTCTGCACCAAACGCTACCACCACCACTAGTAACGCTCAGGCTACAATCACTTGGTCATTTTGGGGTGATGCCGGTGAGGTAGCCGTTAACAATAAATTGGTAGAGCAATTCGAGAAATTTAACCCCAACATCAAAGTCATAACCTTGCATGCGGATTGGCAGGATTACTTTAATAAGATAGACAACGAATGGGTGGGAAATAAAGCGCCAGACGTGATGTTCATGGCATATATCCCGACTTATGCCAGCAAAGGTATTCTTGAAAACCTTAGTCCTTATATTGCCAGAGATGGTGATGTAAAACCGGAAGATTTTTACCCCAACCTTTTAATACAACATCAATACAATGGGCAACAATACAGCTTACCGCGAGATAATGATACTAAAGTTGTTTATGTCAACTTGAAATTGCTCAAAGAAGCCGGGCTTACCACTCCTAAAGCGGGTTGGACTTGGCAAGACTTGCGCGATTATTCCAAAAAGCTAACCAAGCGTGATGAGAAAGGTAATACTACCCAATACGGTTATGCCTTTGAAGTCAATGAATGGTGGCAACTCTGGGTCTGGCAAAACGGGGGTGAGGTTTGGGATAGCTTTACGCCACCTGAACCACCTCGCAAAACTTTGATTGATTCACCGGAAGCAAACGAAGCAATCCAGTTCTTTGCCGATCTAATTAATGTTGATAAAGTGACACCCTCTTACGAAGTTATGAGTAATGGAGACAATAATATAAAGCTTTTTACGGAGGGGAAAGTAGCAATGGTTTTTGGAAACCATTCTGCCGTACCTGCATTTTCAAAGAATCAGAATTTAGAGTGGGATGTGGTTCCCTTACCGATGGGTAAGAAAAGGGTCAATGTAATCGGTGGAGCAGGGTATGCGATTAATCATGACTCGAAGAATAAAGAAGCCGCTTGGCAATTCCTCAAATATTTATCGAGTGAATTGGGGCAAGGTTTCTTTATGGAAACTGGGCTAGTTGTACCATCGCGCCAATCTATCCGTGAAGATAATATATACGTCCGCAACAGCAAATTTAACTGGCAAGTTTTTGTGGAAGAAACTAGGCTAGGTCATATTTACCCTGAGTTTCGCTCTTCGAATAAACTTAATGGCATTATTGACCAGACACTTGCTCCGGTTTGGCAAGGGAAAATGAGTGTTAATATAGCGCTGGCGACCCTACCCAACATCCTCAATCCACTTTTGGCTAAATCCTAA
- a CDS encoding NADH-quinone oxidoreductase subunit C, with protein MTPTSDEPANPVQNEENTLKAERFPNVKRSEMRAADGTPTFIVPADELLEVLQYLRDEARFTMLEDVTAVDWKKEPRFQLVYNLLSLERASVIRIKVNLPGENPIVSSVTALFPGANWYEREVFDLFGITFTEHPDLRRIEMPDDWQGHPLRKDYPITGPRRPVMPANQFRPVGRSNS; from the coding sequence GTGACCCCAACTTCGGACGAACCCGCTAACCCGGTTCAAAATGAGGAAAATACTCTCAAGGCAGAGCGTTTTCCAAACGTAAAACGCAGCGAAATGCGAGCGGCGGATGGTACGCCCACTTTTATTGTACCTGCCGATGAATTGCTGGAAGTATTGCAGTATCTGCGCGATGAAGCCCGCTTTACTATGCTGGAAGATGTCACGGCGGTAGATTGGAAAAAAGAGCCGCGCTTCCAGCTAGTTTATAATTTATTGTCGCTAGAACGAGCTTCCGTTATCCGAATAAAAGTAAATTTGCCGGGAGAGAATCCAATCGTATCCAGCGTCACTGCCTTATTTCCGGGCGCTAACTGGTACGAGCGCGAGGTTTTCGACCTATTCGGTATTACTTTTACCGAGCATCCGGACTTGCGGCGTATAGAAATGCCGGATGATTGGCAAGGTCACCCACTTCGCAAAGATTATCCCATTACGGGACCGCGCCGCCCGGTTATGCCTGCTAATCAGTTCAGACCGGTCGGCAGAAGTAATTCATAA
- a CDS encoding ABC transporter substrate-binding protein, protein MNKKEQHFNKCFALLSFLLVNLLLIACGEETAKPTSAINTPALGGGTSATSATKNVSLTFSYWGDEAEIQIDKKLIDLYERLHPGIKIISLYEKWENYFNRVEQDWIGDKAPDVMFLSYIPNYASKGILESLQPYIAKEKELDLNDFYPNLLEAFHYNNALYGLPRDNDTKVIYVNLRMFREAGLATPKAGWTLQDLREAAKKLTKRDENGNITQYGFAFEPDYWWQLYVWQLGGEVYDSFTSPEPPSKLLLNSPEALSGIHFYSDLINKDRVTPTYEQMNTSTEITQLFQDGKLAMAFGGHGKVPAFSQTPGLEWDVVPLPVGKQRVNVAGGAGYVIHKNSKNKAEAWELVKFLTGDLGEGLFMETGLLTPARQSIREDNIYLRNSKYNWQVFNEESKYGKRVAQFRSSNDVVKLIDTELESVWRGQKSPVEILSGLPAKIDPVLAKLKV, encoded by the coding sequence ATGAATAAAAAAGAGCAACATTTCAATAAATGCTTTGCCCTCCTAAGCTTTTTGCTGGTCAACTTGCTATTAATCGCTTGCGGTGAGGAAACTGCAAAGCCAACAAGCGCTATTAATACTCCGGCACTCGGTGGAGGAACTTCTGCAACAAGCGCTACAAAAAATGTGTCTTTGACTTTTTCGTATTGGGGAGACGAGGCAGAGATACAAATAGATAAGAAGCTAATTGACCTATACGAACGGCTGCACCCCGGAATAAAAATAATCTCACTATATGAGAAGTGGGAAAATTATTTTAACCGAGTAGAGCAGGATTGGATTGGCGATAAAGCTCCAGATGTGATGTTTCTCAGCTATATACCCAATTATGCCAGCAAAGGGATTCTCGAAAGTTTACAGCCTTATATAGCAAAAGAAAAAGAGCTAGATTTGAACGATTTTTACCCAAATCTACTCGAAGCCTTTCACTATAACAATGCGCTATACGGTTTGCCTCGTGATAATGACACCAAAGTTATTTATGTAAACTTGAGGATGTTCAGAGAAGCGGGTTTGGCAACTCCCAAAGCAGGCTGGACTTTACAAGATTTACGTGAAGCGGCAAAAAAACTGACCAAGCGAGACGAGAATGGAAACATTACACAGTACGGGTTTGCTTTCGAACCTGATTACTGGTGGCAACTCTATGTCTGGCAGCTTGGGGGTGAAGTCTATGACTCCTTTACTTCGCCCGAACCACCTTCAAAACTTCTGCTCAATTCGCCAGAAGCGCTTAGTGGAATCCATTTCTATTCTGACCTAATTAATAAAGACCGGGTTACACCGACTTATGAGCAGATGAATACCTCCACTGAGATAACCCAGCTTTTCCAGGATGGGAAATTGGCAATGGCATTTGGAGGGCATGGCAAAGTGCCAGCCTTCAGCCAAACACCGGGATTGGAGTGGGATGTAGTGCCCTTGCCTGTCGGAAAACAGCGGGTAAATGTAGCGGGTGGTGCGGGATATGTCATTCACAAAAACTCAAAGAATAAAGCGGAAGCATGGGAATTGGTCAAGTTTCTGACGGGCGATTTAGGAGAGGGTCTATTCATGGAAACCGGGTTGCTGACACCAGCACGGCAATCTATTAGAGAAGATAATATCTATCTACGCAATAGCAAATACAACTGGCAGGTATTTAACGAAGAGAGCAAATATGGTAAGCGCGTGGCACAATTCCGCTCCTCTAATGACGTGGTCAAACTGATAGATACTGAACTAGAGTCGGTTTGGCGGGGTCAAAAAAGCCCGGTGGAAATACTTTCCGGGCTTCCTGCTAAAATTGATCCGGTTCTAGCCAAACTTAAAGTGTGA
- the cysS gene encoding cysteine--tRNA ligase: protein MLKALANSFKLYNSYSQTKEPFSSVEPGSDLARIYVCGVTPYDTSHIGHALTALTFDILHRYLEYLGYQVKHVQNLTDIDDDIIKRANRDGVNWNDLARQWDEIYRNSLAAINCLPFDNYIPATTKIPEIIEMVKGLIERGAAYEAKDGNIYFRAASFKNYGALSHLNPEELLEKARAAAVDSLVDYPENDAKESVLDFVLWQAARPGEPRWDSPWGEGRPGWHIECSAIGLNQFGAQFEIHGGGADLLFPHHSSEIAQSESYTGQHPFVKYWVHIGMVHLGGDKMSKSLGNLVLVRDVIKNHRPDALRLYLLSIHYREPLHYEESGVVIAEGWLAQLEKALAVESETANEQLHPTEWQQRFFAAMNDDLDTPITIETILDLAQTILAKAHTIGVVKAQAALKEMLSILGLFLVEN, encoded by the coding sequence ATGCTAAAAGCTCTGGCTAACTCTTTCAAACTTTATAATTCTTATTCACAAACAAAAGAGCCATTTAGTTCGGTAGAACCCGGTTCTGATTTGGCTAGGATTTATGTATGCGGCGTTACACCCTATGATACCAGCCATATAGGGCATGCGCTTACCGCTTTGACCTTTGATATACTCCACCGCTATCTTGAATATTTGGGTTATCAAGTTAAGCATGTGCAGAACCTGACGGATATTGATGACGATATTATCAAACGGGCAAATCGCGATGGAGTTAATTGGAATGACCTTGCCCGCCAATGGGATGAAATTTACCGCAATAGCCTTGCTGCCATCAATTGCCTACCTTTCGACAATTATATACCCGCTACCACTAAAATCCCTGAGATAATCGAAATGGTAAAGGGCTTGATCGAACGCGGGGCGGCTTATGAAGCCAAGGATGGGAATATATATTTTCGGGCAGCATCTTTCAAAAATTATGGCGCGTTAAGTCATTTGAACCCGGAAGAACTATTGGAGAAAGCTCGCGCTGCTGCTGTTGATAGCCTTGTAGATTACCCTGAAAATGATGCTAAAGAAAGCGTGCTGGATTTCGTGCTATGGCAAGCGGCACGTCCGGGTGAACCAAGATGGGACTCTCCATGGGGAGAGGGTCGTCCCGGTTGGCATATTGAGTGTAGTGCAATTGGATTAAACCAGTTCGGCGCGCAATTTGAGATTCATGGCGGTGGCGCAGATTTATTATTCCCGCACCATAGCTCTGAAATAGCCCAGAGCGAGAGTTATACCGGGCAGCATCCCTTTGTCAAATACTGGGTGCATATCGGGATGGTACATCTCGGTGGCGATAAGATGAGCAAGTCATTGGGAAATCTAGTGCTGGTTCGTGACGTAATAAAAAACCACCGTCCCGATGCACTACGCTTATATCTCTTAAGTATCCATTACCGAGAGCCGCTGCATTATGAAGAAAGTGGCGTAGTAATTGCGGAAGGTTGGTTGGCTCAGTTAGAAAAGGCGCTGGCAGTGGAAAGTGAAACCGCTAACGAGCAATTACACCCTACGGAGTGGCAACAGCGTTTCTTTGCAGCAATGAATGACGACCTTGATACACCGATTACGATTGAGACAATACTTGACCTTGCTCAAACTATTCTTGCGAAGGCGCATACAATCGGTGTAGTTAAGGCGCAAGCTGCGTTGAAAGAAATGCTTTCAATCTTAGGGTTATTTCTGGTAGAAAACTAA
- a CDS encoding NADH-quinone oxidoreductase subunit B codes for MSASPVGGMVTTTVDNLANWGRKSSLWPALFGLACCAIEMMATGGARFDMARFGSEVFRASPRQADLMIVAGRVSAKMAPAVRQIYEQMPGPKWVIAMGACASCGGVFNNYAIVQGVDLIVPVDVYVAGCPPNPEALLEGFQILQKKIMAGVPNPPDPMSYAPEVVSDPNFGRTR; via the coding sequence ATGAGCGCCTCTCCGGTGGGGGGTATGGTCACTACTACCGTTGATAACTTGGCAAATTGGGGGCGAAAATCCTCTTTATGGCCTGCTCTATTTGGGTTGGCTTGTTGCGCTATCGAAATGATGGCGACAGGGGGCGCTAGGTTTGATATGGCACGTTTTGGTTCGGAAGTATTCCGAGCTTCCCCACGACAAGCTGATTTGATGATTGTGGCGGGGCGTGTTTCTGCTAAGATGGCTCCTGCCGTTCGCCAAATTTACGAACAGATGCCCGGTCCTAAATGGGTAATTGCGATGGGAGCATGCGCCAGTTGTGGTGGCGTATTCAACAATTATGCTATTGTACAGGGCGTAGATTTGATAGTGCCGGTAGATGTTTATGTGGCAGGTTGTCCACCTAATCCCGAAGCGCTATTGGAAGGCTTTCAAATTTTACAGAAAAAAATCATGGCAGGCGTGCCCAATCCACCTGATCCGATGAGTTATGCCCCGGAGGTAGTGAGTGACCCCAACTTCGGACGAACCCGCTAA
- a CDS encoding NADH-quinone oxidoreductase subunit A: protein MLQNAKNPSEAKTSTYEGGVPLLQQVPNRFPVKFLEVAMLFLIFDIETVAFFPWAVLLNQLKVFGLVEMGLFLLVLGVGYIYLLKKGAFKWD from the coding sequence TTGCTGCAGAACGCAAAAAACCCCAGTGAAGCCAAAACATCGACTTACGAGGGTGGTGTGCCTTTGCTACAGCAAGTTCCGAATCGTTTCCCCGTTAAATTTCTGGAAGTGGCGATGCTCTTCCTTATTTTTGACATTGAAACGGTGGCTTTCTTTCCGTGGGCGGTACTGCTAAACCAACTTAAGGTATTTGGTTTGGTTGAGATGGGCTTATTTTTACTGGTATTGGGCGTGGGTTATATCTATTTGCTCAAAAAGGGCGCATTCAAATGGGATTAA
- a CDS encoding ABC transporter substrate-binding protein produces the protein MLLNLLLVACGLDANTSATPVNVPTPLPGFKGSIQIGAMFDLTTAPTEDAREYAAGVSGYINYLNSTGGAAGYRIDMRVVNYAGKAPVAIEQYQKLVNEGVVAFISWNHSDTQALSSQINNGKTPLFSASYRDELTRDTKKSPYNFMITPSYSDQMQMLVEFTRIYHPESIRRLGIANLLVDNEFGRYPLQAGRNYAAANNIFWYHEGLLNPVVDPRNIDYEVNRLKAAKPDWTIIQAEAPLAAAAMSAIRKAGVVGKFIGMPTTGGPDFLDVIGGNAAENYYVGVTLPYPTDESNGMTVLKKWWRAHQTKINTSRLPEYSPPTQPDMRYIQGWATAMVLLEGTRRALVASPTKGQGINGDDIKAALETLNNYDAEQLLPPLTFSAGNHKGTQMRFYKVEGGNWRVVEENLSLAEMARRGYAITPTPIPPTPTLRRR, from the coding sequence ATGCTTCTGAACCTCTTGCTGGTAGCTTGCGGACTTGATGCCAATACATCAGCTACTCCGGTAAATGTTCCTACCCCACTTCCCGGCTTTAAAGGAAGTATTCAAATCGGCGCTATGTTCGACCTGACAACCGCTCCTACAGAAGACGCGCGAGAGTACGCCGCCGGGGTAAGTGGTTATATAAACTATCTAAATTCTACAGGGGGGGCAGCAGGTTACCGGATAGATATGCGCGTAGTAAATTATGCTGGGAAAGCTCCAGTAGCAATTGAGCAATACCAGAAACTGGTAAATGAAGGTGTGGTAGCATTTATCAGTTGGAACCACTCCGATACCCAAGCGCTTAGCTCTCAAATTAACAATGGCAAAACCCCTCTTTTCTCTGCCAGCTACCGTGACGAACTGACTCGCGATACTAAAAAAAGCCCTTATAACTTTATGATTACCCCGAGCTATTCTGACCAGATGCAGATGCTAGTGGAATTTACCCGTATTTATCACCCTGAATCAATCCGCAGATTGGGGATTGCTAATTTGCTGGTAGATAATGAGTTTGGTCGGTATCCACTACAGGCTGGCAGGAATTATGCTGCTGCTAACAATATCTTCTGGTATCATGAAGGTCTCTTGAATCCTGTAGTTGATCCCCGCAACATAGATTATGAAGTGAATCGTCTTAAAGCAGCTAAACCGGATTGGACTATAATTCAAGCCGAAGCACCTTTGGCAGCCGCTGCTATGTCGGCTATACGAAAAGCAGGAGTAGTCGGTAAGTTTATCGGTATGCCTACCACAGGAGGACCGGACTTTCTAGATGTTATTGGAGGTAATGCTGCTGAGAATTATTATGTAGGCGTAACGCTACCCTACCCAACCGATGAATCTAACGGTATGACGGTGCTAAAGAAGTGGTGGCGCGCACATCAAACTAAAATTAACACTTCGCGTTTGCCGGAATATAGTCCCCCTACCCAACCGGATATGCGGTATATTCAGGGTTGGGCTACTGCAATGGTATTGCTGGAAGGTACTCGCCGTGCCTTAGTAGCTAGCCCCACTAAAGGGCAGGGAATAAATGGAGACGATATTAAAGCAGCACTTGAAACTTTGAACAATTATGATGCGGAGCAATTGTTGCCACCTTTGACCTTTAGTGCCGGCAATCATAAAGGCACTCAAATGCGTTTTTACAAGGTTGAAGGTGGTAACTGGCGTGTTGTCGAAGAGAACCTTTCTTTGGCTGAAATGGCGAGACGGGGTTACGCCATTACACCAACACCTATCCCTCCTACACCCACTCTGCGCCGTCGCTGA